A stretch of Nonomuraea africana DNA encodes these proteins:
- a CDS encoding MFS transporter, with amino-acid sequence MNKRARIGVFGFFFLNGFVMGMWAAGLPTLNERLGLGPARLGTALLLVSLGALVSMLVAGRLVDRWTSRRVCWIAGPASGVVLLGPALAPNYVVLCVTAVVFGLGLGCVEVAMNVHSVEVEQAYGRPIISAFHGTWSMGGATAGALTALGLRLGADGQVLLVGAAVTVPLLFLPAARLLLPGRPASASEQGGGGGMGAMKWGLVALLGVVAFAGHLSEGAAIDWAALHARIVLNTDPAAAPLAYTVFAVAMTSIRLLGDPIRARFGAVRTIQVAGGFATAGYLLVLLVPNIVGAWIGWALAGIGLATVVPVVFSAVGAAGGSVGKALSLVTAFGYSGLLVGPAVLGFVAESASLPVALIIPAVLAAVVGLAGTPAIRAITATPERVTVSSTT; translated from the coding sequence GTGAACAAAAGAGCGCGTATCGGTGTCTTCGGCTTTTTCTTCCTCAACGGCTTCGTCATGGGCATGTGGGCGGCGGGACTGCCGACCCTCAACGAACGGCTCGGCCTGGGCCCTGCCAGACTCGGCACGGCCTTGCTGCTGGTGTCGCTCGGAGCCCTGGTGTCCATGCTGGTGGCAGGGCGCCTGGTGGACCGGTGGACCAGCCGCAGGGTGTGCTGGATCGCGGGACCGGCGTCGGGGGTGGTGTTGCTGGGTCCCGCGCTCGCGCCGAACTACGTGGTGCTGTGCGTCACGGCCGTCGTGTTCGGCCTGGGGCTCGGCTGCGTCGAGGTGGCGATGAACGTCCACTCGGTCGAGGTGGAGCAGGCCTACGGCCGGCCGATCATCTCGGCCTTCCACGGCACGTGGAGCATGGGCGGCGCGACCGCGGGCGCGCTGACCGCCCTCGGACTGCGGCTCGGCGCGGACGGCCAGGTGCTGCTCGTGGGGGCGGCGGTGACGGTACCGCTGCTGTTCCTGCCCGCCGCGCGGCTGCTGCTGCCCGGACGGCCCGCGTCCGCCTCGGAGCAGGGCGGTGGCGGTGGCATGGGCGCGATGAAGTGGGGACTCGTCGCGCTCCTGGGCGTGGTCGCCTTCGCGGGGCATCTGAGCGAGGGCGCGGCGATCGACTGGGCCGCCCTGCACGCGCGGATCGTCCTGAACACCGATCCCGCGGCGGCGCCCCTGGCGTACACGGTCTTCGCCGTGGCGATGACCTCGATCAGGCTGCTCGGCGACCCGATCAGGGCGCGCTTCGGCGCGGTGCGGACGATCCAGGTGGCGGGCGGGTTCGCGACGGCCGGGTACCTGCTGGTGCTCCTGGTGCCGAACATCGTCGGGGCCTGGATCGGGTGGGCGCTCGCCGGCATCGGCCTGGCCACCGTGGTACCCGTGGTGTTCAGCGCGGTGGGGGCGGCGGGCGGCTCGGTCGGGAAGGCGCTGTCGCTGGTGACGGCCTTCGGGTACTCGGGGCTGCTGGTGGGGCCGGCGGTACTCGGGTTTGTGGCGGAGAGCGCTTCACTGCCGGTGGCGTTGATCATCCCGGCGGTTCTGGCGGCGGTCGTGGGCCTGGCCGGCACCCCGGCGATCCGCGCGATCACCGCCACCCCCGAGAGAGTCACCGTCTCCTCCACCACCTGA
- a CDS encoding VOC family protein has protein sequence MTVLTTYARVYVDDLDTALPTFAALTDSRPGLRFAYRDVELASIGGYLLVAGSPEALAPFRNVQATTIVDSLDEVFAVVEQEGGETLDGPNEVPTGRNLTIRHPGGAVIEYVEFDATKVQAQSAR, from the coding sequence ATGACCGTCCTCACCACCTACGCTCGCGTGTACGTCGACGATCTGGACACCGCGCTGCCGACCTTCGCCGCGCTGACCGACTCCCGGCCGGGGCTGCGCTTCGCCTACCGGGATGTCGAGTTGGCGAGCATCGGCGGCTATCTGCTGGTCGCCGGAAGCCCGGAGGCGTTGGCTCCGTTCCGCAACGTGCAGGCCACCACCATCGTCGACAGCCTCGACGAGGTCTTCGCCGTAGTCGAGCAAGAGGGCGGCGAGACGCTCGACGGCCCCAACGAGGTCCCCACCGGACGCAACCTGACGATCCGCCACCCCGGCGGCGCCGTCATCGAGTACGTGGAGTTCGACGCGACCAAGGTCCAGGCCCAGTCGGCACGGTAG
- a CDS encoding ArsR/SmtB family transcription factor: MRSLPQPKATDLDLVAVLHALGEPVRLELVRWMAAEGEVPCSPEHLDVPRSTLSNHWRVLREAGLTWTRAEGKARYMTLRREDLEARFPGVLASVLAAAISSGTTGTDETGR, translated from the coding sequence ATGCGATCACTACCCCAGCCGAAGGCGACGGACCTGGACCTGGTCGCCGTGCTGCACGCGCTCGGCGAGCCGGTCCGTCTCGAACTGGTGCGGTGGATGGCGGCCGAGGGTGAGGTGCCCTGCAGCCCAGAGCATCTGGACGTCCCGCGCTCGACGCTGTCCAACCACTGGCGCGTCCTGCGGGAGGCAGGCCTCACCTGGACCCGCGCGGAAGGCAAGGCCCGCTACATGACCCTGCGCCGCGAAGACCTCGAGGCCCGCTTTCCCGGCGTGCTGGCCAGCGTCCTGGCCGCCGCCATCTCCTCGGGAACCACCGGCACGGACGAAACCGGGCGCTGA
- a CDS encoding response regulator has translation MRVVVADDAVLIREGLIRLLEEFGCEVVAAVGDGDALVEAVASLKPDVSVVDVRMPPSFTDEGLRAAVAARGRVPGAPVLILSQYVEVSYADDLLADARGAVGYLLKDRVVDVEEFMEGLRRVASGGTVFDPQVVAQLMVRRRKDDPLAQLTPREREVLELMAEGKSNPAIGRQLVVSDGAVEKHIRSIFSKLGLYADDGDQHRRVLAVLAYLRS, from the coding sequence GTGCGCGTAGTCGTGGCCGATGACGCTGTCCTGATCAGGGAGGGCCTGATCAGGCTGCTTGAGGAGTTCGGCTGCGAGGTGGTCGCGGCGGTCGGCGACGGTGACGCCCTCGTCGAAGCCGTGGCCTCGCTCAAGCCGGACGTGTCGGTGGTCGACGTGCGGATGCCGCCGTCCTTCACCGACGAGGGCCTGCGCGCGGCGGTGGCCGCGCGCGGCAGGGTGCCGGGGGCGCCGGTGCTCATCCTGTCGCAGTACGTGGAGGTCTCCTACGCCGACGACCTGCTGGCCGACGCCCGTGGCGCGGTCGGCTACCTGCTGAAGGACAGGGTCGTCGATGTCGAGGAGTTCATGGAGGGGCTGCGGCGCGTGGCCTCGGGCGGCACGGTGTTCGACCCGCAGGTGGTGGCCCAGCTCATGGTGCGCAGGCGCAAGGACGATCCGCTCGCCCAGCTGACCCCGCGCGAGCGGGAGGTGCTGGAACTGATGGCCGAGGGGAAGTCGAATCCCGCCATCGGCAGGCAGCTGGTGGTCAGCGACGGCGCGGTGGAGAAGCACATCCGCAGCATCTTCTCCAAGCTCGGCCTCTACGCCGACGACGGTGACCAGCACCGCAGGGTGCTGGCCGTGCTCGCCTACCTGCGAAGCTGA
- a CDS encoding phosphotransferase enzyme family protein, translated as MELHDLSAGGDILEQVGEVARAALTRHDVSPAAAVTLINVSENATFLVDDPSTGERSILRVHRLGYHAAEAIDSELAWLSALRGEAGVRTPRVIPARDGARVVHVPQGPRSRHVVRFEFLPGVEPPEERLVDGFKQLGAVTARMHRHARRWRRPPGFTRFAWDWDAAFGREARWGRWQDGVGVDAEARAVLDRLEDRLRERIGRYGDGPERFGLIHADMRLANLLDDGGPEPSVIDFDDCGFGWHVYDLAAALSFIEHEPVVPELIDSWLDGYRSEERFTAEDEREIWTFILFRRLLLTAWIGSHQGVEIARELGAGYTRGTCDLAERYLTATP; from the coding sequence GTGGAGCTACACGATCTCTCTGCCGGGGGCGACATCCTGGAACAGGTCGGCGAGGTGGCGCGGGCGGCGCTCACCCGCCACGACGTGTCCCCCGCGGCCGCCGTCACGCTGATCAACGTCTCGGAGAACGCGACGTTCCTGGTGGACGACCCCAGCACGGGGGAGCGGTCGATCCTGCGGGTGCACCGGCTCGGCTACCACGCGGCGGAGGCGATCGACTCGGAGCTGGCCTGGCTGTCCGCGTTGCGCGGGGAGGCGGGCGTCAGAACCCCGAGGGTGATCCCGGCCAGGGACGGCGCCAGGGTCGTCCACGTCCCGCAGGGGCCGAGGTCGCGGCACGTGGTGCGGTTCGAGTTCCTGCCGGGCGTCGAGCCGCCAGAGGAGCGCCTGGTCGACGGCTTCAAGCAGCTCGGCGCGGTCACCGCCCGCATGCACAGGCACGCGCGGCGGTGGCGGCGGCCGCCGGGCTTCACCCGGTTCGCCTGGGACTGGGACGCGGCCTTCGGCAGGGAGGCGCGCTGGGGACGCTGGCAGGACGGCGTGGGCGTCGACGCGGAGGCGCGTGCCGTACTCGATCGGCTGGAAGATCGCCTGCGCGAGCGCATCGGACGGTACGGCGACGGGCCCGAGCGCTTCGGGCTGATCCACGCCGACATGCGCCTGGCCAACCTGCTGGACGACGGCGGACCCGAACCGAGCGTGATCGACTTCGACGACTGCGGGTTCGGCTGGCATGTCTACGACCTGGCGGCGGCGCTGAGCTTCATCGAACACGAACCCGTGGTGCCCGAGCTGATCGACTCCTGGCTGGACGGCTACCGCAGCGAGGAGCGTTTCACGGCGGAGGACGAGCGGGAGATCTGGACGTTCATCCTGTTCAGACGGCTGCTGCTGACCGCCTGGATCGGCTCCCACCAGGGAGTGGAGATCGCCAGAGAGCTCGGCGCCGGGTACACCAGGGGCACCTGCGACCTCGCCGAGCGCTACCTGACGGCCACCCCGTGA
- a CDS encoding ROK family protein, whose protein sequence is MDVGDLRAHNRLRLLREVHDGGASRTRSQLTRDLELARGTASVLVAGLVEDELLQEEPAKEHARGRPTQIPGPHPRGPLALAADLREDSWTIAAGELGGRATVLATSGHDGTPAALDDLGAALRAHLGPRVVGVGLSAAGPVREDGLLDIAHLGWREVPVAGALGLGAVPLRIGNDARLAGLAEARRGHLRGVSVGLHLHVDFDPGGTLLIDGRPLTGAGGTAGEFGHMPLTGGDDPCPCGARGCLSLAVGRNALLRHLGLPVGRGRGRHEAERIIEAAANGEPAAVTAVEDNARALGKGIGALVNALDPAAVTLSGIGVALTGETLQRACHDALMAMRRDRPPPILPSALGDRGPLVGAMESVFDPFLTREGVEFWRATRPKNEM, encoded by the coding sequence ATGGATGTGGGAGACCTGCGAGCGCACAACCGGCTGAGGTTGCTGCGCGAGGTCCACGACGGCGGCGCGAGCCGCACACGGTCACAGCTGACGCGCGATCTCGAACTGGCCCGCGGCACGGCGTCGGTGCTGGTCGCCGGGCTGGTCGAGGACGAACTGCTCCAGGAGGAGCCGGCCAAGGAGCACGCCAGGGGCCGTCCGACGCAGATTCCAGGACCGCACCCGCGCGGCCCCCTCGCGCTCGCCGCCGACCTGCGCGAGGACTCGTGGACGATCGCCGCCGGCGAACTGGGCGGCCGCGCGACCGTCCTTGCCACCAGCGGGCACGACGGCACACCCGCCGCGCTGGACGACCTGGGCGCGGCACTGCGGGCGCACCTGGGCCCGCGCGTGGTCGGCGTGGGACTGTCGGCGGCGGGTCCCGTTCGCGAGGACGGCCTGCTGGACATCGCGCACCTGGGCTGGCGCGAGGTCCCCGTGGCCGGGGCGCTCGGCCTGGGCGCCGTCCCGCTGCGGATCGGCAACGACGCCAGGCTCGCGGGGCTGGCCGAGGCGCGCAGGGGCCACCTGCGCGGGGTGAGCGTGGGCCTGCACCTGCACGTGGACTTCGACCCTGGAGGCACGCTGCTGATCGACGGCCGCCCGCTGACGGGAGCGGGCGGTACGGCGGGCGAGTTCGGCCACATGCCCCTTACCGGCGGCGACGACCCGTGTCCGTGCGGGGCGCGGGGCTGCCTGAGCCTGGCGGTCGGCCGCAACGCCCTCCTACGGCACCTGGGACTGCCGGTGGGCCGCGGCCGAGGTCGGCACGAGGCCGAGCGCATCATCGAGGCCGCGGCGAACGGCGAGCCCGCGGCCGTCACGGCCGTCGAGGACAACGCCAGAGCCCTCGGCAAGGGCATCGGCGCTCTGGTCAACGCCCTCGATCCGGCCGCGGTCACGCTGTCGGGGATCGGCGTCGCGCTGACCGGCGAGACGCTCCAGCGTGCCTGTCACGACGCGCTCATGGCGATGCGCAGAGATCGTCCGCCGCCGATCCTGCCCTCGGCGCTGGGCGACAGGGGCCCGCTCGTCGGCGCGATGGAGTCGGTGTTCGACCCCTTCCTGACCCGCGAAGGGGTCGAATTCTGGCGTGCGACACGCCCGAAGAACGAAATGTGA
- a CDS encoding GlcG/HbpS family heme-binding protein, protein MKFRDAVGLEIALRMCEAAIRQATREGALVSVAVVDAGGHLVTFQRMEGAEIAGPVLAPGKAYTSVAHRMTTADLAPLAAPGGELYGLAGDRFVCFGGGIPLWAGYGEGERVVGGVGVSGGTVAQDVSCAEAAASVWRTG, encoded by the coding sequence ATGAAATTTCGGGATGCGGTGGGGTTGGAGATAGCGCTTCGGATGTGCGAGGCGGCGATCAGGCAGGCGACCAGAGAGGGCGCTCTCGTCTCGGTGGCGGTGGTCGACGCGGGCGGCCACCTGGTGACCTTCCAGCGCATGGAAGGAGCCGAAATCGCCGGTCCTGTCCTGGCTCCAGGCAAGGCCTACACCTCCGTGGCCCACCGCATGACGACCGCCGACCTGGCCCCGCTGGCGGCTCCGGGAGGGGAGCTCTACGGCCTCGCGGGCGACCGCTTCGTGTGCTTCGGAGGTGGCATCCCGCTGTGGGCGGGCTACGGTGAGGGAGAACGCGTGGTCGGCGGTGTGGGGGTCAGCGGAGGCACCGTCGCGCAGGACGTCTCGTGCGCCGAGGCGGCCGCTTCCGTCTGGCGCACGGGCTGA
- the mihF gene encoding integration host factor, actinobacterial type: MALPTLTPEQRKAALEKAAEARAARTALLAKVKAGELTFADLLERDDDIAKKIKVSQALRAVKGVGPAKATALMEEAGVDEKRRLGGLGAQQRKKLVDALGA, from the coding sequence ATGGCACTTCCCACTCTGACCCCGGAGCAGCGCAAGGCGGCGCTGGAGAAGGCCGCCGAGGCCCGCGCCGCCCGTACAGCCCTGCTGGCCAAGGTCAAGGCCGGTGAGCTGACCTTCGCCGACCTGCTGGAGCGCGACGACGACATCGCGAAGAAGATCAAGGTGTCGCAGGCGCTGCGCGCCGTCAAGGGCGTCGGGCCCGCCAAGGCCACCGCGCTCATGGAGGAGGCCGGCGTCGACGAGAAGCGCCGTCTCGGCGGCCTGGGCGCCCAGCAGCGCAAGAAGCTGGTGGACGCGCTCGGGGCTTGA
- a CDS encoding NAD-dependent epimerase/dehydratase family protein produces the protein MRILVLGGTSFIGRAIVDDVLRAGAEVTLFGRGKTGPELFPQLTRLIGDRDTGDYAVLRDGTWDAVVDVSGYVPRHVAQSMDALGDRVGRYLFISSHAVYQRTGLGPGSDEDTPRRPPVRDTEELDDDTYGPLKVACEDDVVAGYGSRATIVRPGKVAGPYDPSDTFTYWVRRAAQGGRVALPADPEQPVQIIDSRDLARLVVRLLVDERTGAFNAVGPAEPTTLGALIETCARVAGTEVEIVPVSPDVLPPLFPLVRPNWPTQQRSSARARAAGMPATPLEVTAADVLAWDRERGEPPLQKGFSPEEEHALLARQAR, from the coding sequence ATGCGGATTCTTGTTCTTGGCGGTACGTCCTTCATCGGTCGCGCCATCGTCGATGACGTCCTGCGAGCCGGTGCCGAGGTGACGTTGTTCGGCCGGGGGAAGACCGGTCCCGAGCTGTTCCCCCAGTTGACCCGGCTCATCGGCGACCGCGACACCGGCGACTACGCGGTACTGCGCGATGGCACATGGGACGCGGTCGTGGACGTCAGCGGCTACGTTCCGCGCCATGTCGCGCAGTCGATGGACGCGCTCGGCGACCGGGTCGGCCGATACCTGTTCATCTCGAGCCACGCGGTGTACCAGCGCACGGGCCTGGGGCCGGGTTCTGACGAGGACACTCCGCGTCGGCCCCCGGTGCGCGACACCGAGGAGCTCGACGACGACACCTACGGTCCGCTCAAGGTGGCATGTGAGGACGACGTGGTGGCCGGGTACGGCTCGCGAGCGACGATCGTGCGGCCGGGAAAGGTGGCCGGGCCCTACGACCCATCGGACACGTTCACCTACTGGGTGCGACGGGCCGCGCAGGGCGGGCGGGTGGCGCTGCCCGCGGACCCCGAGCAGCCGGTGCAGATCATCGACTCGCGCGACCTGGCCCGGTTGGTGGTGCGGTTGCTCGTTGACGAGCGCACCGGCGCGTTCAACGCGGTGGGTCCGGCTGAGCCGACCACGCTCGGGGCGCTCATCGAGACCTGCGCCCGGGTGGCGGGCACCGAAGTCGAGATCGTGCCGGTGTCACCCGACGTGCTGCCACCGCTGTTCCCGCTGGTGCGGCCGAACTGGCCGACGCAGCAGCGTAGCTCGGCGCGCGCCCGTGCGGCGGGCATGCCCGCGACCCCGCTGGAGGTGACGGCGGCCGACGTCTTGGCCTGGGACCGCGAGCGCGGCGAGCCACCCCTCCAGAAGGGTTTCTCTCCAGAGGAGGAGCACGCCCTCCTGGCGCGGCAGGCGCGATAG
- a CDS encoding acyltransferase family protein, producing the protein MTILLDRPAAPVKTRDTFIDVLRIAGMALVVLQHWTIPVLAYDGARLTTGNALSMPGVWVITWISQVMPLVFFAGGAANAISFRRAHGTAPAWLAVRLRRLAWPVLPLAAVWIPVPQVLAALGVPEQPLEVGSRLTGQLLWFLAVYLIAVTATPLMLRLHDRYGWLAPLALAGGAVGTDLVRFAAGLDAIGYLNILFVWLAVHQLGFLYADRRLRRPGLLAVTGFGAAALLVAFGPYPGSMIGLPGAEVSNMAPPTLAMLAVGLGQVGLATLLRPWITRLRTDRLLAWAGPRMMTVYLWHMPALFAVTGVVVVALGADTPTPGSMGWLLGWPVWFGALCLVLWPLLRGFARFEEPPALPYGKATWGTSLTAAALVGGGLLGLTCYGFAPGIAPVVSTLAIAGGLLVTTPRARL; encoded by the coding sequence ATGACCATCCTGCTCGACCGACCGGCGGCACCGGTCAAGACAAGGGACACCTTCATCGACGTCCTGAGGATCGCCGGGATGGCCCTGGTGGTGCTCCAGCACTGGACGATCCCCGTCCTGGCCTACGACGGCGCCCGCCTGACCACGGGCAACGCGCTGTCCATGCCGGGCGTGTGGGTGATCACCTGGATCAGCCAGGTCATGCCCCTGGTGTTCTTCGCCGGCGGCGCGGCCAACGCGATCAGCTTCCGCCGCGCGCACGGCACGGCGCCCGCGTGGCTGGCCGTGCGGCTGCGGCGGCTGGCCTGGCCCGTGCTGCCGCTGGCGGCGGTGTGGATCCCGGTTCCACAGGTGCTGGCGGCTCTGGGAGTGCCCGAGCAGCCGCTCGAGGTGGGCTCGCGGCTCACCGGGCAGCTGCTGTGGTTCCTGGCCGTGTACCTGATCGCCGTCACCGCGACGCCGCTGATGCTCAGGCTGCACGACAGGTACGGCTGGCTGGCGCCGCTGGCGCTGGCGGGCGGCGCGGTCGGCACCGACCTGGTCAGGTTCGCCGCGGGCCTCGACGCGATCGGCTACCTCAACATCCTGTTCGTCTGGCTCGCCGTCCACCAGCTCGGCTTCCTCTACGCCGACCGGCGCCTCAGGCGGCCCGGGCTGCTCGCGGTGACGGGGTTCGGCGCCGCCGCCCTCCTCGTGGCCTTCGGGCCCTACCCGGGCAGCATGATCGGGCTGCCGGGGGCCGAGGTGTCGAACATGGCGCCGCCCACGCTCGCCATGCTGGCCGTCGGCCTGGGGCAGGTCGGGCTCGCCACGCTGCTGCGGCCCTGGATCACCCGGCTGCGCACCGACCGGCTGCTCGCCTGGGCGGGGCCCAGGATGATGACCGTCTACCTGTGGCACATGCCCGCGCTGTTCGCGGTGACCGGCGTGGTGGTCGTGGCGCTGGGGGCCGACACCCCCACGCCGGGGAGCATGGGGTGGCTGCTCGGCTGGCCGGTGTGGTTCGGGGCGCTCTGCCTGGTGCTCTGGCCGCTGCTGCGCGGCTTCGCGCGCTTCGAGGAGCCGCCCGCCCTGCCGTACGGCAAGGCCACGTGGGGCACCTCGCTGACGGCGGCGGCGCTGGTCGGCGGCGGGCTCCTGGGCCTGACCTGCTACGGCTTCGCGCCGGGGATCGCGCCCGTCGTGTCGACACTGGCCATCGCGGGAGGCCTGCTGGTCACCACCCCCCGCGCCCGGCTGTGA
- a CDS encoding DUF4344 domain-containing metallopeptidase: MRPRPLVAVTLAVVLAACGTTAPAPRETTVTATVTSAAPTSPSPRATPTFAFVPIYRKPKDRALLPAEKAMREHHLIQEWAETANDGFIPPEDIQVIGKQCDMVNAFYDEEERTITMCYEMVDYLTQLFAVPVEGQQKPTAQEIEEHVVGALNGIFFHELGHALIDLYDLPATGREEDAVDQLSALVLITEAENDKDYGSIISTIEAWGRMSKQEESGPLDPGVFADEHSLSGQRYYNVMCYLYGSNHNAFLPLVADGSLPVDRAVRCEDEYAKMAKAWATLLKPHLRDDPPSGTPSPTPTQSSTQAPTPTQAPTQAPTQAPTPTVTAGRGGW, from the coding sequence ATGAGACCTCGACCGCTCGTGGCCGTCACACTGGCCGTCGTGCTCGCCGCGTGCGGAACCACCGCGCCGGCCCCGCGGGAGACCACGGTCACCGCCACAGTCACGTCCGCCGCGCCGACGAGCCCCTCGCCGCGCGCGACGCCCACGTTCGCGTTCGTCCCCATCTACCGGAAGCCCAAGGACCGGGCGCTGCTCCCCGCGGAGAAGGCCATGCGCGAGCACCACCTGATCCAGGAGTGGGCCGAGACGGCCAACGACGGGTTCATCCCGCCGGAGGACATCCAGGTGATCGGCAAGCAGTGCGACATGGTGAACGCCTTCTACGACGAGGAGGAGCGGACGATCACCATGTGCTACGAGATGGTCGACTACCTGACGCAGCTGTTCGCCGTGCCGGTGGAGGGGCAGCAGAAGCCCACCGCGCAGGAGATCGAGGAGCACGTGGTGGGCGCGCTCAACGGCATCTTCTTCCACGAGCTCGGGCACGCGCTGATCGACCTCTACGACCTGCCGGCCACGGGCAGGGAGGAGGACGCCGTCGACCAGTTGTCGGCGCTGGTGCTCATCACCGAGGCCGAGAACGACAAGGACTACGGCTCGATCATCAGCACGATCGAGGCGTGGGGCAGGATGTCCAAGCAGGAGGAGTCGGGACCGCTGGACCCCGGCGTCTTCGCCGACGAGCACTCGCTGAGTGGCCAGCGCTACTACAACGTCATGTGCTACCTGTACGGCTCGAACCACAACGCCTTCCTGCCCCTGGTCGCCGACGGCTCCCTGCCGGTGGACCGGGCGGTTCGCTGCGAGGACGAGTACGCCAAGATGGCCAAGGCGTGGGCCACGCTGCTCAAGCCGCACCTGCGCGACGACCCGCCGAGCGGCACCCCCTCGCCGACGCCCACACAGTCGTCGACACAGGCACCGACGCCGACACAGGCGCCGACACAAGCACCGACACAGGCGCCGACGCCGACGGTCACAGCCGGGCGCGGGGGGTGGTGA
- a CDS encoding sensor histidine kinase gives MRSLTRRVLLDTRYLLVGFPTAVIAFIVLLAGFSAGSGTVVVWLGVPILSGTLLIARGFADVERGWLSDVLNRPAVRPRYKAAPEGAGRFRRFVNPLTIGQSWLDLLHGIVNFPVAIVTFVVTVVFWAITIAGLTSPLWVAITSRIPGNKELPELLGLGDGYLVNATFYFAIGVLGLLLTPLMVRGAALLRSGLGRALLTSVAELQERIDDLAEGRAAAVSAEADALRRLERDIHDGPQQRLVSLAMELSRAQRQLKKDPAAAHDTIAEAIAATRETLDELRALSRGIAPPILADRGLAPALAALAGRCTVPVELDVQTAERYTAAVENTIYYVVAESLTNIAKHSRATACSVQLSRTGNVLMLTIGDDGVGGAHVAKGHGLAGLADRLRAVDGELVVNSPVGGPTVIVAEVPCA, from the coding sequence ATGCGCTCCCTGACGAGGCGTGTCCTGCTGGACACGCGCTACCTCCTGGTCGGCTTCCCCACGGCCGTGATCGCCTTCATCGTGCTGCTGGCGGGTTTCTCCGCGGGGAGCGGCACCGTGGTGGTGTGGCTCGGCGTGCCGATCCTGAGCGGCACGCTGCTGATCGCCAGGGGCTTCGCCGACGTGGAGCGCGGCTGGCTGTCCGACGTGCTGAACCGCCCGGCCGTCCGGCCCCGCTACAAGGCCGCGCCCGAGGGCGCGGGACGTTTCCGCCGCTTCGTGAACCCGCTGACCATCGGCCAGTCGTGGCTCGACCTGCTGCACGGGATCGTCAACTTCCCCGTCGCCATCGTGACCTTCGTGGTGACCGTGGTGTTCTGGGCGATCACGATCGCCGGCCTCACCTCTCCGCTGTGGGTCGCGATCACCTCGCGCATCCCTGGCAACAAGGAATTGCCCGAGCTGCTCGGCCTGGGCGACGGCTACCTGGTCAACGCGACCTTCTACTTCGCGATCGGTGTGCTGGGGCTGCTGCTCACGCCGCTCATGGTGAGAGGGGCGGCGCTGCTGCGCTCAGGTCTCGGCAGGGCGTTGCTGACCAGCGTGGCCGAGCTGCAAGAACGCATCGACGATCTGGCCGAGGGCCGGGCCGCCGCGGTCTCCGCCGAGGCGGACGCGCTGCGCAGGCTGGAGCGCGACATCCACGACGGACCCCAGCAGCGCCTGGTCTCGCTGGCGATGGAGCTCTCCCGCGCCCAGCGGCAGCTCAAGAAGGACCCCGCCGCCGCGCACGACACGATCGCCGAGGCCATCGCCGCCACCCGCGAGACGCTCGACGAGCTGCGGGCGCTCTCGCGCGGCATCGCCCCGCCGATCCTGGCCGACCGCGGCCTGGCGCCTGCGCTGGCGGCGCTGGCGGGGCGCTGTACGGTGCCCGTCGAGCTCGACGTGCAGACCGCCGAGCGCTACACCGCCGCGGTCGAGAACACGATCTACTACGTGGTCGCCGAGTCGCTGACCAACATCGCCAAGCACAGCCGCGCCACGGCCTGCTCGGTCCAGCTCAGCCGCACCGGGAACGTGCTCATGCTGACGATCGGGGATGATGGAGTTGGCGGCGCACACGTCGCCAAGGGACACGGTCTGGCCGGGCTGGCCGACCGGCTGCGCGCGGTCGACGGCGAGCTGGTCGTCAACTCGCCCGTGGGCGGGCCGACAGTGATCGTGGCGGAGGTGCCGTGCGCGTAG